From Zingiber officinale cultivar Zhangliang chromosome 5B, Zo_v1.1, whole genome shotgun sequence, the proteins below share one genomic window:
- the LOC121983984 gene encoding uncharacterized protein LOC121983984 isoform X2 has protein sequence MSPKSLVVQFRRSQIPELEKEPRILHRMTGNERRSEAESSPAAAAVARAGNVGADVVPAEEKGACVVIDVGRCSGKEADEDDGDREGESECRICQLSLSSGGEGSELILLGCGCKGELGVAHRHCAEAWFSVKGNR, from the exons ATGTCTCCCAAATCGCTTGTCGTGCAGTTTCGGCGATCCCAAATTCCCGAACTCGAGAAGGAGCCTCGAATTCTCCACCGAATGACGGGGAACGAGCGGCGAAGTGAAGCGGAATCGAgtccggcggcggcggcggtcgcAAGAGCGGGGAATGTGGGAGCGGACGTCGTCCCGGCGGAGGAGAAGGGGGCCTGTGTGGTCATCGACGTCGGGAGATGCAGCGGGAAGGAGGCAGACGAGGATGATGGCGACCGGGAGGGGGAAAGCGAGTGCCGGATCTGCCAGTTGAGTTTGAGTTCCGGGGGAGAGGGTTCCGAGCTGATCCTGCTCGGGTGCGGCTGCAAGGGCGAGCTCGGCGTCGCACACCGCCACTGTGCGGAGGCTTGGTTTTCGGTCAAGGGCAACAG ATAG
- the LOC121983984 gene encoding E3 ubiquitin-protein ligase MARCHF8-like isoform X1 gives MSPKSLVVQFRRSQIPELEKEPRILHRMTGNERRSEAESSPAAAAVARAGNVGADVVPAEEKGACVVIDVGRCSGKEADEDDGDREGESECRICQLSLSSGGEGSELILLGCGCKGELGVAHRHCAEAWFSVKGNRCCEICGAIAKNITLVVDSRVSEEGPSRGESNTRSPSDTGERIVCWRRLPVCNLLMACLIIAFILLWFFRVSMF, from the exons ATGTCTCCCAAATCGCTTGTCGTGCAGTTTCGGCGATCCCAAATTCCCGAACTCGAGAAGGAGCCTCGAATTCTCCACCGAATGACGGGGAACGAGCGGCGAAGTGAAGCGGAATCGAgtccggcggcggcggcggtcgcAAGAGCGGGGAATGTGGGAGCGGACGTCGTCCCGGCGGAGGAGAAGGGGGCCTGTGTGGTCATCGACGTCGGGAGATGCAGCGGGAAGGAGGCAGACGAGGATGATGGCGACCGGGAGGGGGAAAGCGAGTGCCGGATCTGCCAGTTGAGTTTGAGTTCCGGGGGAGAGGGTTCCGAGCTGATCCTGCTCGGGTGCGGCTGCAAGGGCGAGCTCGGCGTCGCACACCGCCACTGTGCGGAGGCTTGGTTTTCGGTCAAGGGCAACAG ATGTTGTGAGATTTGCGGCGCCATTGCGAAAAACATCACTCTCGTGGTGGACAGCAGGGTTTCAGAGGAAGGTCCGAGCCGGGGAGAGTCGAACACACGCAGTCCATCAGACACCGGCGAGAGGATCgtttgctggaggcgccttcccgtCTGCAACCTGCTAATGGCCTGCCTTATAATAGCCTTCATTCTGCTATGGTTCTTCCGCGTAAGCATGTTCTAA
- the LOC121983983 gene encoding B3 domain-containing protein Os01g0723500-like — protein sequence MPPKNQQLQQEEAEMKKQKKGAANRKPHFFKVLLGDFTHHLRIPPNFLKHISGVKSKRVILHGPSGSKWHVELGRSTEDTFLTTGWPKFVKDHSLNEYEFLVFQYDGNMHFTVLIFDTSACEREDVFSVKPGRKPLQSEAKKEKEKDKGLSLQIIKHEAQESNPMEEERLKAQQAANAFTSPFPFIVLRMTPTHVHRPYLNVPNRFSREHLPPEKSSMVLRDPSGRSWTVNYSPSLRCQIAKGWTAFVRANKLEEGDFCAFELVGPVELCVHIFRVVEEA from the exons ATGCCACCAAAGAACCAGCAGCTGCAGCAAGAAGAAGCAGAGATGAAGAAGCAGAAGAAGGGAGCTGCGAACAGGAAGCCCCACTTTTTCAAAGTCCTTCTGGGTGACTTCACCCACCACCTG AGGATTCCCCCAAATTTCTTGAAACACATTTCGGGAGTAAAGTCCAAGAGGGTAATCCTTCACGGCCCCAGCGGGAGCAAATGGCACGTAGAACTCGGCCGGTCAACGGAAGACACATTCCTGACCACAGGCTGGCCCAAGTTCGTCAAAGATCACTCCCTCAACGAGTACGAATTCCTCGTCTTCCAGTACGACGGCAACATGCACTTCACGGTCTTGATCTTCGACACGAGCGCGTGCGAGAGAGAAGACGTGTTCTCTGTCAAACCGGGGAGGAAGCCCCTTCAATCTGAagcgaagaaggagaaggagaaggataaAGGTTTGAGCTTACAGATCATCAAACACGAAGCACAGGAATCCAATCCAATGGAAGAAGAGAGGCTGAAAGCGCAGCAAGCTGCGAACGCCTTCACCTCGCCGTTCCCTTTCATCGTTCTCCGCATGACGCCCACCCACGTCCACAGACCGTACCTG AATGTCCCAAATCGGTTTTCACGGGAACATCTTCCACCGGAGAAATCGAGCATGGTCCTTCGTGACCCCAGCGGAAGGTCATGGACCGTGAACTACAGCCCGAGCTTGAGGTGCCAGATAGCCAAAGGGTGGACAGCCTTCGTGCGAGCCAACAAACTCGAGGAAGGAGACTTCTGCGCGTTTGAGCTCGTTGGCCCTGTCGAGCTCTGCGTGCATATCTTCCGAGTGGTCGAGGAAGCTTAA